The genomic interval ACGGATATTTGAACGACACATCTCGGAATTCGATCTCATAATCGTTATCTCCGCCGACGCAGAGAGAGCGCTTTTCGACCGGGAGGGTGCCCAGGTACATCTTTTGTTGAATATCAAAGAATGCAAGATAATCCACAATGAACGGAGTATTGTATTTAATTTCTCCAATGATATTGAACATATAAATAACTGCATTTATTAATCTTCGTATAAATCCGATATATTTAATTATACTGCCAATTCCAAATACTTCTTTTATTGCATAAATACAAACAAATATATATGTCGTTGCTTGCAACAGATATGACAATACTTGTATTGGAATTTCTGATTTGAATTTCTCTGAAAACAGCTTCCTGAAAGCTTTTTTATGAAGGTCAAAAGAAATATTTTTTATCTTCATGACCAATTTATCCTGCCGATACAGTCGTACATCTTTGCCCATATTATAACTGTCAAGCGCATCGTCAATGCGGTTTTCATCAATCATGGTCTGAGATACATCATTTGATATATATGCTATTTTCTTTTCAACGAAAAAGCTCACCCAAACATTAAGAGCAATCAACAAAATCAACATTCCAAAAAACATCAAGAATATCCAACTAAATTCCGCAGAAACAATCAAAATAAGCATTTCTGTAAATAAATATACTGAAAGTATAATATTAATGACATTATAAGTAAGATTATTAAGACTGTTTATTAAAGACTGTTTACCATGCCAATCGATTTTTGCTGATTCGATTATTTTACGGCGCAGCTGACGAACCTCAGTATTTTCCAAATTATCATAATCCAGCATCAGTGTTTTATTATTAAATAAAGTTATTTCTTTTTGATCAAGAACAGCGGACTTTAATCCGAATTCACGGCTTAAAAACCCGCCAAAAATAGAAATCATAAAGTTTCCAGTAACAATAATCAATACCAGTATTAAGAGTCTTTGTGTGTTTCTAGCTCCGGCAATTTCATTTACGATTTCAGCAGACATATATATATTGAAATATGGCGACAAGTTTGAAAAGAACGCATTCGCAATCATCAGAGGAAAATATGATCTGCAAAGCGAATGCCAAAGCTTGATGGCACGTATATTTGGATTCATTTTCTCTTTACGCATTATCTGCAGTCTCCTTATAGTAATGGCTTTGAAGGTCGAACATGTAGGCATATTTTCCCCCTCGCTTCATCAACTCGTCGTGAGAACCCGATTCTACAATCTCACCGTTGTCAACAAGAATAATCCTATCACAGAAACGTGTTGAAGCGAGGCGGTGTGAAATATAAATTGAAGTTTTATGTTTTGTCAATTCATTGTATTTCAAATATAGTTCATTCTCTGCAATCGGATCAAGAGCAGCGGTCGGCTCGTCAAGTATAATTACCGGTGAATTTTTGTACAACGCACGGGC from Oscillospiraceae bacterium carries:
- a CDS encoding ABC transporter ATP-binding protein, which produces MRKEKMNPNIRAIKLWHSLCRSYFPLMIANAFFSNLSPYFNIYMSAEIVNEIAGARNTQRLLILVLIIVTGNFMISIFGGFLSREFGLKSAVLDQKEITLFNNKTLMLDYDNLENTEVRQLRRKIIESAKIDWHGKQSLINSLNNLTYNVINIILSVYLFTEMLILIVSAEFSWIFLMFFGMLILLIALNVWVSFFVEKKIAYISNDVSQTMIDENRIDDALDSYNMGKDVRLYRQDKLVMKIKNISFDLHKKAFRKLFSEKFKSEIPIQVLSYLLQATTYIFVCIYAIKEVFGIGSIIKYIGFIRRLINAVIYMFNIIGEIKYNTPFIVDYLAFFDIQQKMYLGTLPVEKRSLCVGGDNDYEIEFRDVSFKYPSSDAYALRNVSLKFRIGERLAVVGMNGSGKTTFIKLLCRLYDPTEGEILLNGINIK